From the genome of Streptomyces sp. NBC_01116, one region includes:
- a CDS encoding ScbA/BarX family gamma-butyrolactone biosynthesis protein, whose protein sequence is MPEAAVLIDPVPTMDAEAEVVHAVGIDMVHRTRPEDAFPRNWVRLGHDRFSVGAVLPHDHPFFAPVGEDRHDPLLVAEAMRQAAMLAFHAGYGIPLGYQFLMTGLDYVCHQEHLAVGGVPTEIDVEVYCSDLRWRGGLPAQGRVGWAVHRDGRLAATGMGMTRFSTPKAYRRIRGEVPAEGISLPETVPVPAARAGRARVEDVVLSESGQDGVWELRVDTRHPTLFQRPNDHVPGMLLLEAARQAAYLAAGPAGIVPAEARTRFHRYAEFGSPCWIGAVVLPETDEDTVTVQVTGHQDGEPVFSTVLSGPRADG, encoded by the coding sequence ATGCCCGAAGCAGCAGTCTTGATCGATCCGGTGCCGACTATGGACGCGGAGGCCGAGGTGGTGCATGCCGTGGGTATCGACATGGTGCACCGGACCAGGCCGGAGGACGCCTTTCCGCGGAACTGGGTACGCCTGGGGCACGACCGGTTCTCGGTGGGGGCGGTTCTCCCGCACGACCATCCGTTCTTCGCTCCGGTGGGTGAGGACCGGCACGATCCGCTGCTCGTCGCGGAGGCGATGCGGCAGGCGGCCATGCTCGCCTTCCACGCCGGGTACGGGATCCCGCTCGGCTACCAGTTCCTGATGACGGGACTGGACTACGTCTGCCATCAGGAGCACCTGGCGGTCGGGGGCGTCCCCACCGAGATCGACGTGGAGGTGTACTGCTCCGACCTGAGGTGGCGGGGCGGACTCCCGGCGCAGGGACGTGTCGGCTGGGCGGTGCACCGGGACGGCCGGCTCGCCGCGACGGGGATGGGGATGACCCGGTTCAGCACTCCCAAGGCGTACAGGCGGATACGCGGCGAGGTGCCCGCCGAGGGGATATCCCTACCGGAGACCGTGCCGGTCCCGGCCGCGCGGGCGGGCCGTGCCCGCGTCGAGGACGTGGTGCTCTCGGAGTCCGGGCAGGACGGAGTCTGGGAACTGCGCGTGGACACCCGGCACCCCACCCTGTTCCAGCGGCCCAACGACCATGTCCCGGGCATGCTGCTGCTGGAAGCGGCCCGCCAGGCGGCGTACCTCGCGGCGGGACCCGCCGGAATCGTTCCCGCGGAGGCGCGCACCCGGTTCCACCGGTACGCCGAGTTCGGCAGCCCGTGCTGGATCGGGGCGGTGGTCCTCCCGGAAACGGACGAGGATACGGTGACGGTCCAGGTGACAGGCCATCAGGACGGCGAACCGGTGTTCTCCACGGTTCTGTCCGGTCCCCGGGCCGACGGCTGA
- a CDS encoding LysE/ArgO family amino acid transporter, giving the protein MTNALTTAAAGFGTGLSLIVAIGAQNALVLRQGVRRDGVLAVVGICALSDAVLIALGVAGVGALVVAWPSALTVVGLLGGLFLIGYGLLAARRVLRPSALHAGDAPAASRRGVVLTCLAMTWLNPHVYLDTVFLLGSVAADRGPSRWIFGLGAILASVCWFAALGYGARLLSGVLARPSAWRVLDGLVAVMMIGLGTKLALNV; this is encoded by the coding sequence ATGACGAACGCCCTGACCACCGCGGCCGCCGGCTTCGGCACCGGCCTCTCGCTCATCGTCGCCATCGGAGCCCAGAACGCCCTGGTGCTGCGCCAGGGCGTCCGCCGCGACGGCGTGCTCGCCGTGGTCGGGATCTGCGCCCTGTCCGACGCGGTGCTCATCGCGCTGGGGGTCGCCGGGGTCGGCGCTCTCGTCGTGGCCTGGCCGTCGGCGCTGACAGTGGTGGGGCTGCTCGGCGGCCTGTTCCTGATCGGCTACGGCCTGCTCGCCGCGCGCCGGGTCCTGCGTCCGTCGGCCCTGCACGCGGGGGACGCCCCGGCCGCCTCGCGCCGGGGCGTGGTGCTGACCTGCCTGGCGATGACCTGGCTCAACCCGCATGTCTACCTCGACACCGTGTTCCTGCTCGGGTCCGTCGCCGCCGACCGGGGGCCGTCGCGCTGGATCTTCGGCCTCGGCGCGATCCTCGCCAGCGTGTGCTGGTTCGCCGCGCTCGGGTACGGCGCCCGGCTGCTGAGCGGGGTGCTCGCGCGGCCCTCCGCGTGGCGGGTGCTGGACGGGCTGGTCGCCGTGATGATGATCGGCCTCGGCACGAAGCTGGCGCTGAACGTCTGA
- a CDS encoding LysR family transcriptional regulator ArgP, with translation MMSELPLDQVRTLLAVVDEGTFDSAAHVLRLTPSAVSQRVKALEQRTGRVLLMRTKPVRPTESGEVVVRFARQLARLEHDAQAALGMSGPGEPTLLPIAVNSDSLATWFLPALRRVPEESGLCYELRREDQDHTAALLREGLAMAAVTSSPEAVTGCSVRRLGRMRYLPVASPGFADRWLGRREGTALREVIGDAPVIGFDRRDDLQDAFVRRLGRAPRASDRRHLVPTSEGFANAVASGMGWGMVPEVQAEPLLSSGRLVRLTPDHTVDVPLYWQQWKLESPALAAVAEAVAAEAAEALDNGDRPD, from the coding sequence ATGATGTCCGAGCTACCTCTCGACCAGGTGCGCACCCTGCTGGCCGTGGTCGACGAAGGCACCTTCGACTCGGCGGCGCACGTCCTGCGGCTGACCCCGTCGGCCGTCAGTCAGCGGGTGAAGGCGCTGGAGCAGCGCACGGGCCGCGTGCTGCTGATGCGCACGAAGCCGGTGCGGCCCACCGAGTCCGGTGAGGTGGTGGTGCGCTTCGCCCGCCAGCTGGCCAGGCTGGAGCACGACGCGCAGGCGGCGCTCGGGATGTCCGGGCCGGGCGAGCCGACGCTGCTGCCGATCGCGGTGAACTCCGATTCCCTGGCGACCTGGTTCCTGCCCGCCCTGCGGCGCGTGCCGGAGGAGTCGGGGCTCTGTTACGAGCTGCGCCGGGAGGACCAGGACCATACGGCCGCCCTGCTGCGGGAGGGGCTGGCGATGGCCGCGGTGACCTCGTCGCCGGAGGCGGTGACGGGCTGCTCGGTGCGACGGCTGGGCCGGATGCGGTATCTCCCGGTGGCCAGCCCCGGTTTCGCCGACCGGTGGCTGGGGCGGCGGGAAGGCACAGCCTTGCGTGAGGTGATCGGCGACGCCCCGGTGATCGGCTTCGACCGGCGCGACGACCTCCAGGACGCCTTCGTGCGCCGGCTCGGCCGGGCCCCCCGGGCGAGCGACCGGCGCCACCTGGTGCCCACGTCGGAGGGGTTCGCGAACGCCGTGGCGTCGGGCATGGGCTGGGGCATGGTGCCCGAGGTCCAGGCGGAGCCGTTGCTGAGCAGCGGCCGGCTGGTGCGGCTCACCCCGGACCACACCGTGGACGTCCCGCTGTACTGGCAGCAGTGGAAGCTGGAATCGCCCGCCCTGGCGGCCGTCGCCGAGGCGGTGGCGGCGGAGGCCGCCGAAGCTCTCGACAACGGCGACCGGCCGGACTGA
- a CDS encoding response regulator transcription factor produces MRVLLVEDDDDLRDVITSGLRDGGFAVDSASDWPEADVLLHVTAYDCVVLDRMVPSGDTLAPLEGLRRAGWSVPVLCLTALDSLHERLRGLESGADDYLAKPFSMRELVLRVRGLSRRAPVRLPSFLGCADVVMDVARHEVRRGGVLLSLSPKEYAVLQQLLVHRDAVVSRTGLLEHCWDEMADPVSNVVDAVVAGLRRKLGSPGLVHTVRGQGFLLSAEPGPS; encoded by the coding sequence GTGCGTGTGCTGCTGGTGGAGGACGACGACGACCTGCGGGACGTGATCACGTCCGGGCTGCGGGACGGCGGTTTCGCCGTCGACAGCGCGTCGGACTGGCCGGAGGCGGACGTGCTGCTGCACGTGACCGCGTACGACTGTGTGGTGCTGGACCGGATGGTGCCCTCCGGCGACACCCTCGCGCCGTTGGAGGGCCTGCGCCGGGCCGGCTGGTCGGTGCCCGTGCTGTGCCTCACCGCCCTGGACTCCCTGCACGAACGGCTGCGGGGACTGGAGAGCGGGGCGGACGACTACCTGGCCAAGCCGTTCTCGATGCGCGAGCTCGTCCTGCGCGTGCGGGGCCTGAGCCGACGGGCGCCGGTCCGGCTCCCCTCGTTCCTGGGCTGTGCGGACGTGGTCATGGACGTGGCGCGGCACGAGGTGCGGCGCGGTGGTGTGCTGCTGTCGCTGAGCCCGAAGGAGTACGCCGTGCTCCAGCAGCTCCTCGTCCACCGGGACGCCGTCGTCAGCCGCACCGGGCTGCTGGAGCACTGCTGGGACGAGATGGCCGACCCGGTCTCCAATGTGGTGGACGCCGTCGTCGCGGGACTTCGGCGCAAGCTCGGCTCCCCCGGCCTGGTGCACACCGTGCGCGGTCAGGGGTTCCTGCTGTCGGCTGAGCCGGGGCCGTCCTGA
- a CDS encoding sensor histidine kinase, producing the protein MAEPVRPRRSPARRRLHRLRLRLTAAYTLITVAGLACLSWLVIRTDDRARLDAEYDEMRRRASVAASLVYYEDGRIRLDGLDDDEATSGTPQVLVLEGRPGGDPATVFRGRTAQFAVRDTAIRAVTRTAMDEEGPVRAGARDRTGEPVRLLAVPFYDDATDEVAGAAVAIGDPARGAAEHRSLVLSLVVGAGALTALAALTGHVLSGRSMRPAWEALEQQERLLADAAHELRTPVAVMRGSVEVAAAAPGGLEAHLPRIRRAADRMADVVENLLARGRLEAAVDVVRAEPLRLDQLVEEVCAEVAEGGNGVEWRLEESVVDADAALVRVAVRNLLDNAVRHGRDPGAPERAGLLVTVRGPEVWVADRGPGVDPARLPELTERFSSPGGGTGIGLSLVRRIAQAHRGSLTVRARPGGGAEFVLRLAPDRSRRGRGRGTARTLTIRS; encoded by the coding sequence ATGGCTGAGCCGGTACGGCCCCGTCGCTCCCCGGCCCGGAGACGGCTGCACCGGCTGCGGCTGCGGCTGACCGCCGCGTACACCCTCATCACCGTCGCCGGGCTGGCCTGCCTGTCCTGGCTGGTGATCCGTACCGACGACCGGGCGCGCCTGGACGCCGAGTACGACGAGATGCGCCGCCGGGCGTCCGTCGCGGCCTCGCTCGTCTACTACGAGGACGGCCGGATCCGTCTGGACGGGCTCGACGACGACGAGGCGACCTCGGGAACTCCGCAGGTCCTGGTGCTGGAGGGGCGGCCCGGCGGTGATCCGGCCACCGTGTTCCGGGGCCGCACCGCGCAGTTCGCCGTGCGGGACACGGCGATCCGAGCGGTGACCCGTACGGCGATGGACGAGGAGGGGCCGGTGCGGGCCGGGGCGCGCGACCGCACGGGAGAGCCCGTGCGTCTGCTGGCCGTGCCCTTCTACGACGACGCCACCGACGAGGTGGCGGGCGCGGCCGTCGCCATCGGCGACCCCGCGCGCGGGGCGGCCGAGCACCGCAGCCTGGTCCTCTCCCTCGTCGTCGGGGCCGGTGCGCTGACGGCGCTGGCCGCGCTGACCGGGCATGTGCTCTCCGGGCGGAGCATGCGGCCGGCCTGGGAGGCTCTGGAGCAGCAGGAGCGGCTGCTGGCCGACGCGGCGCACGAGTTGCGGACCCCGGTCGCGGTGATGCGCGGATCGGTGGAGGTGGCCGCCGCCGCTCCGGGCGGGCTGGAGGCGCATCTGCCCCGGATCCGGAGGGCGGCGGACCGGATGGCCGACGTCGTGGAGAACCTGCTGGCCCGGGGGCGGTTGGAGGCCGCCGTGGACGTCGTACGGGCGGAGCCGCTGCGTCTGGACCAGCTGGTCGAGGAGGTGTGCGCGGAGGTGGCGGAGGGCGGGAACGGCGTGGAGTGGCGGCTGGAGGAGTCGGTGGTCGACGCGGACGCCGCGCTGGTGCGGGTCGCGGTGCGCAATCTGCTGGACAACGCGGTGCGGCACGGTCGGGATCCCGGCGCGCCGGAGCGGGCCGGGCTGCTGGTGACCGTACGCGGTCCGGAGGTGTGGGTCGCCGACCGTGGCCCGGGAGTGGATCCGGCCCGGCTGCCGGAGCTGACGGAGCGGTTCAGCTCGCCGGGCGGGGGGACGGGGATCGGCCTCTCGCTGGTACGGCGGATCGCGCAGGCCCACCGGGGGTCGCTCACCGTCCGGGCCCGGCCCGGCGGCGGCGCGGAATTCGTCCTGCGGCTCGCGCCCGACCGGTCGCGGCGGGGCCGGGGGCGCGGCACCGCGCGGACGCTCACGATTCGCTCATGA
- a CDS encoding endo alpha-1,4 polygalactosaminidase, whose protein sequence is MSQHAVRPFLRRRSTLAALAGGVAVATGAGLLLSHAFGSGSADEAAPEVVPPRADVVFDYQIGGAYTPPAGVGAVSRDRGDEPAEGLYNVCYVNAFQAQPDALGWWEKNNPDLLLRDGDGGPVKDEEWDEALLDTSTADKRTRLADIVGAWVDGCAESGFQAVEPDNLDSYERSEGLLTRAHNAAFAKLMADRAHAAGLAIGQKNTTDLLERREAIGFDFAVAEECGRYDECADYASAYGDRVFVVEYTDDDFAKACSSMGAKVSMVRRDLDVRPAGRPGHVFRAC, encoded by the coding sequence ATGTCCCAGCACGCCGTCCGTCCGTTCCTCCGCCGCCGAAGCACGCTCGCCGCTCTGGCCGGCGGCGTCGCGGTCGCGACGGGAGCGGGACTGCTCCTGTCCCACGCCTTCGGCTCGGGGTCCGCGGACGAGGCCGCGCCCGAGGTCGTGCCGCCCAGGGCCGATGTGGTCTTCGACTACCAGATCGGCGGCGCGTACACCCCGCCCGCCGGGGTCGGCGCGGTCTCCCGCGACCGTGGCGACGAGCCGGCCGAGGGCCTGTACAACGTCTGTTACGTCAACGCCTTCCAGGCCCAGCCCGACGCGCTGGGCTGGTGGGAGAAGAACAACCCCGACCTGTTGCTCCGCGACGGTGACGGCGGCCCGGTCAAGGACGAGGAGTGGGACGAGGCGCTGCTCGACACCTCGACGGCGGACAAGCGCACCCGGCTGGCGGACATCGTCGGGGCCTGGGTCGACGGCTGTGCGGAGTCGGGTTTCCAGGCGGTGGAGCCGGACAACCTCGACTCCTACGAGCGTTCCGAGGGCCTGCTGACCCGGGCGCACAACGCGGCGTTCGCGAAGCTCATGGCCGACCGGGCGCATGCCGCGGGGCTGGCGATCGGCCAGAAGAACACCACCGATCTGCTGGAGCGGCGGGAAGCGATCGGGTTCGACTTCGCCGTCGCCGAGGAGTGCGGCCGGTACGACGAGTGCGCCGACTACGCCTCCGCGTACGGCGACAGGGTGTTCGTCGTCGAGTACACCGACGACGACTTCGCGAAGGCGTGTTCGTCCATGGGGGCGAAGGTCTCGATGGTGCGCCGGGACCTCGACGTCCGGCCGGCCGGACGGCCGGGGCACGTGTTCCGCGCCTGCTGA
- a CDS encoding VOC family protein yields the protein MTAAEQSTPVHGVPCWVSLMTRDLRATQDFYGTVLGWTFRSGTLGEGFTVAHVDALPVAGIGQIAPGLPTVVSWTPYFAVDDVDATAARVRERGGTIAVGPIRLGPGRGAVAADREGAAFGFWEGRTPPWSFGRDNPPASLELRTGHAFDCAIFYAEVFGWASQEPGGCEVGYAYQQDAVVVRQGGRTVATLRGGGDASSPDPLLRPCWHVRFPVADLEAATGAARAAGGTADPPVDSSADGTEAVIRDPDGGIFTVCAHPPDTA from the coding sequence ATGACCGCGGCAGAGCAGAGCACCCCGGTGCACGGCGTTCCGTGCTGGGTCAGTCTCATGACCCGGGACCTGCGGGCGACCCAGGACTTCTACGGGACCGTCCTCGGGTGGACCTTCCGCTCCGGCACCCTGGGCGAGGGTTTCACCGTCGCCCACGTCGACGCCCTGCCCGTCGCCGGGATCGGGCAGATCGCCCCCGGTCTGCCCACGGTCGTCTCCTGGACCCCGTACTTCGCCGTGGACGACGTCGACGCCACGGCGGCCCGGGTCCGCGAACGGGGCGGCACCATCGCCGTCGGCCCGATCCGGCTGGGCCCCGGGCGGGGAGCCGTGGCAGCCGACCGCGAAGGAGCCGCCTTCGGCTTCTGGGAAGGCCGGACCCCTCCCTGGTCGTTCGGCCGCGACAACCCGCCCGCCTCCCTCGAACTGCGGACGGGCCACGCCTTCGACTGCGCGATCTTCTACGCCGAGGTGTTCGGCTGGGCCTCGCAGGAACCCGGCGGCTGCGAGGTCGGCTACGCGTACCAGCAGGACGCGGTCGTCGTACGGCAGGGCGGCCGCACCGTCGCCACCCTTCGCGGGGGCGGCGACGCGTCGTCCCCCGATCCCCTGCTGCGCCCGTGCTGGCACGTCCGTTTCCCGGTCGCGGACCTGGAAGCGGCCACCGGGGCGGCCCGCGCGGCGGGTGGCACGGCCGACCCGCCGGTGGACTCATCGGCCGACGGAACCGAAGCGGTGATCAGGGACCCCGACGGCGGCATCTTCACCGTCTGCGCCCACCCACCGGACACCGCCTGA
- a CDS encoding DinB family protein gives MTASQPKADLQRYLQSARDALLWKLEGLSEYDVRRPLTPTGTNLLGLVKHAAGVELGYFGETFRRPFGEAPPAYADDAEANQDMWATADESREDVLALYRRVAEHADATIAELPLDAVGHVRWWPDGRNRVTLHQILVHVIADLQRHAGHADIVRELVDGTVGLRSGTDNMPPGDRAWWEEYRQRLERVAREAG, from the coding sequence ATGACCGCCTCGCAGCCGAAGGCTGACCTCCAGCGCTATCTGCAGTCCGCTCGTGACGCCCTGCTGTGGAAGCTCGAAGGGCTCTCCGAGTACGACGTCCGCCGCCCTCTGACGCCGACCGGAACCAATCTCCTCGGGCTCGTCAAGCACGCCGCGGGGGTGGAGCTGGGCTACTTCGGCGAGACGTTCCGGCGGCCGTTCGGCGAGGCGCCTCCCGCCTACGCGGACGACGCCGAGGCGAACCAGGACATGTGGGCGACCGCCGACGAGTCGCGCGAGGACGTCCTCGCCCTCTACCGCCGGGTCGCGGAGCACGCGGACGCCACGATCGCCGAGCTGCCGCTCGACGCGGTCGGGCACGTCCGGTGGTGGCCCGACGGGCGCAACCGGGTGACGCTGCACCAGATCCTCGTTCATGTGATCGCCGACCTCCAGCGGCATGCCGGCCACGCCGACATCGTCCGGGAGCTCGTCGACGGGACGGTGGGGCTGCGGTCCGGCACCGACAACATGCCGCCGGGCGACCGCGCCTGGTGGGAGGAGTACCGGCAGCGCCTGGAGCGGGTGGCGCGGGAGGCCGGGTAG
- a CDS encoding lysophospholipid acyltransferase family protein, with translation MLSRIAATVVPSLGRLTVTSDHATAPAVGSIIVANHTSLADPGIVLAALLRLGVEPVVMATAGLWRIPVLGRLLERGGHVPVHRNTDRAAAALDAAAVALRDGRRLLIYGEGRLPCRTDAAEAPPESFRSGLARLAHASGAPVVPLGQAGARRVTSGRCVKQISGLLTAPARRPRLHVHVGAPLHLPPEVGAATATAHEAVTAAWRTAAHHLGEPAAPARR, from the coding sequence GTGCTCAGCCGTATCGCCGCCACCGTCGTCCCCTCGCTCGGACGCCTCACGGTCACCTCCGACCACGCCACGGCCCCGGCCGTCGGCAGCATCATCGTCGCCAACCACACCTCCCTGGCCGACCCGGGCATCGTCCTCGCCGCACTGCTGCGCCTCGGCGTCGAACCCGTCGTCATGGCCACCGCGGGACTGTGGCGCATACCGGTACTCGGCCGTCTCCTGGAACGCGGCGGCCACGTGCCCGTGCACCGGAACACCGACCGGGCCGCGGCCGCCCTGGACGCGGCGGCCGTCGCGCTCAGGGACGGCCGCCGGCTGCTCATCTACGGCGAAGGACGGCTGCCCTGCCGCACGGACGCGGCGGAGGCCCCGCCGGAGAGCTTCCGCAGCGGCCTCGCCCGCCTCGCGCACGCGTCCGGCGCGCCCGTCGTGCCTCTCGGCCAGGCGGGAGCCCGCCGGGTGACCTCGGGCCGCTGCGTCAAGCAGATCTCCGGGCTCCTCACCGCCCCGGCCCGCCGCCCCCGGCTCCACGTCCACGTCGGCGCCCCGCTGCATCTCCCGCCGGAGGTCGGGGCGGCGACCGCCACGGCCCACGAAGCCGTCACCGCCGCCTGGCGCACCGCCGCGCACCACCTCGGCGAACCGGCGGCACCGGCGCGGCGCTGA
- a CDS encoding glycoside hydrolase family 13 protein, producing MEGSQLAADDWWRSAVIYQVYVRSFADGDGDGTGDLTGVRSRLPYLAELGVDALWFTPWYLSPMADGGYDVADYRAIDPSFGDLAEAEKLIAEAREAGIRTIIDIVPNHVSDQHVWFRAALAAGPGSAERQLFHFRPGRGEHGELPPNDWESEFGGVPWTRVEDGEWYLHLFATEQPDLNWAHPAVRQEHEDVLRFWFERGVAGVRIDSAALVAKDPALPDLDGHRGPHPYVDRDELHDIYRSWRAIADAFGGIFVGEVWLPDSERFARYLRPDELHTAFNFTFLSCPWDGTLLRRAIDETLAEHAPVGAPATWVLCNHDVTRTVTRYGREDTGFAFTAKAFGVPSDLELGTRRARAAALLSLALPGSVYLYQGEELGLPEADVPLDRIQDPMYFRSQGRAPGRDGCRTPLPWAAGEPFAGFGSTVEPWLPLPADWPARAADLQARDPHSMLALYREALRQRRTLTALHTGPLRWLSDEPGLLVFARGEGLVCAVNLAEEPARLPAHTEVLLSSGPLDAEGRLPRDTAVWLAR from the coding sequence ATGGAAGGCAGCCAGCTTGCCGCCGACGACTGGTGGCGCTCGGCCGTCATTTACCAGGTCTACGTCCGCAGCTTCGCCGACGGCGACGGCGACGGCACCGGCGATCTGACGGGCGTGCGGTCCCGGCTGCCCTACCTGGCCGAACTCGGCGTCGACGCCCTGTGGTTCACCCCCTGGTATCTGTCCCCGATGGCGGACGGCGGATACGACGTGGCCGACTACCGGGCCATCGACCCCTCCTTCGGCGACCTCGCGGAGGCCGAGAAGCTCATCGCCGAAGCCCGCGAGGCGGGGATCCGGACCATCATCGACATCGTTCCCAACCACGTCTCCGACCAGCACGTCTGGTTCAGGGCCGCCCTGGCGGCGGGCCCCGGCAGCGCGGAGCGCCAACTCTTCCACTTCCGGCCCGGCCGCGGCGAACACGGCGAACTGCCCCCCAACGACTGGGAGAGCGAGTTCGGCGGGGTGCCCTGGACACGTGTCGAGGACGGCGAATGGTACCTCCACCTCTTCGCCACCGAGCAGCCCGACCTCAACTGGGCGCACCCGGCCGTACGCCAGGAGCACGAGGACGTCCTGCGCTTCTGGTTCGAACGCGGCGTCGCCGGGGTGCGCATCGACTCCGCCGCCCTCGTCGCCAAGGACCCGGCGCTCCCGGACCTCGACGGGCACCGGGGGCCCCACCCGTACGTCGACCGGGACGAGCTGCACGACATCTACCGGAGCTGGCGGGCCATCGCCGACGCGTTCGGCGGCATCTTCGTCGGCGAGGTGTGGCTGCCCGACTCGGAGCGCTTCGCCCGCTACCTCCGCCCCGACGAACTGCACACCGCCTTCAACTTCACCTTCCTCAGCTGCCCCTGGGACGGCACGCTCCTGCGCCGCGCCATCGACGAGACCCTCGCCGAACACGCCCCCGTCGGCGCCCCCGCCACCTGGGTCCTCTGCAACCACGACGTCACCCGCACCGTCACCCGCTACGGCCGCGAGGACACCGGCTTCGCCTTCACGGCCAAGGCGTTCGGCGTCCCCAGCGACCTGGAGCTCGGCACCCGGCGCGCCCGCGCCGCCGCCCTCCTCTCGCTCGCCCTGCCCGGCTCCGTCTACCTCTACCAGGGCGAGGAACTGGGCCTGCCCGAGGCCGACGTACCGCTGGACCGCATCCAGGACCCCATGTACTTCCGCTCCCAGGGGCGGGCCCCCGGCCGCGACGGCTGCCGCACCCCGCTGCCCTGGGCGGCCGGCGAACCGTTCGCCGGATTCGGCTCCACCGTCGAACCCTGGCTCCCGCTCCCCGCCGACTGGCCGGCCCGCGCGGCCGACCTCCAGGCGCGGGACCCCCACTCCATGCTGGCCCTCTACCGCGAGGCCCTGCGACAGCGGCGCACCCTGACCGCGCTGCACACCGGACCACTGCGCTGGCTGAGCGACGAACCCGGCCTCCTGGTGTTCGCCCGCGGCGAGGGGCTGGTCTGCGCCGTCAACCTCGCCGAGGAACCCGCCCGGCTCCCCGCCCACACCGAGGTCCTGCTCAGCAGCGGCCCCCTGGACGCCGAAGGCAGGCTGCCCCGGGACACGGCGGTGTGGCTGGCCCGCTGA
- a CDS encoding carbohydrate ABC transporter permease yields MTRTAPPPVQQPPAVRAGKSADAPAERSSRTVISPLALAGRRGKAAYWSVFALVVLLFAFAFLFPVYWMVTGAMKPPEEVGRTPPTLVPEQWRVSGYTDAWDLMRLPTHLWNTVVQATGAWVLQIVFCTAAAYALSKLKPAFGNIILGGILATLMVPVQALVVPKYLTIADMPLIGVNLLNDPLAIWLPAVANAFNLYLLKRFFDQIPRDVLEAAEIDGAGRLRTLWSIVLPLSRPVLGVVSIFALVAVWQDFLWPLMVFSDTDKQPISVALVQLSQNVPLTVLIGAMVIASIPMVLMFLVFQRHIIAGIGAGSTKG; encoded by the coding sequence ATGACACGGACAGCTCCGCCCCCGGTACAGCAACCGCCCGCCGTCCGCGCCGGGAAGTCAGCCGACGCCCCGGCCGAGCGGTCCTCCCGTACGGTCATCTCGCCGCTGGCACTCGCCGGACGACGCGGCAAGGCCGCCTACTGGTCGGTGTTCGCCCTCGTCGTCCTGCTCTTCGCGTTCGCATTCCTCTTCCCCGTGTACTGGATGGTCACGGGCGCGATGAAACCGCCCGAGGAAGTGGGGCGCACCCCGCCCACCCTCGTCCCCGAGCAGTGGCGGGTGAGCGGCTACACCGACGCCTGGGACCTGATGCGGCTGCCGACCCACCTGTGGAACACGGTCGTCCAGGCGACCGGAGCCTGGGTGCTCCAGATCGTCTTCTGCACGGCCGCCGCCTACGCCCTGTCCAAGCTCAAGCCCGCCTTCGGCAACATCATCCTCGGCGGCATCCTCGCCACCCTCATGGTCCCCGTACAGGCCCTCGTCGTACCGAAGTACCTCACCATCGCGGACATGCCGCTGATCGGTGTCAACCTGCTGAACGACCCCCTGGCCATCTGGCTGCCGGCCGTCGCGAACGCCTTCAACCTCTACCTGCTCAAACGGTTCTTCGACCAGATCCCGCGCGATGTCCTGGAAGCCGCCGAGATCGACGGGGCGGGCAGGCTCCGCACCCTGTGGTCCATCGTCCTCCCCCTGTCGCGCCCCGTCCTCGGCGTCGTGTCGATCTTCGCGCTGGTCGCCGTCTGGCAGGACTTCCTCTGGCCGCTGATGGTCTTCTCCGACACCGACAAGCAGCCGATCAGCGTGGCCCTGGTCCAGCTCTCGCAGAACGTGCCGCTGACCGTGCTGATCGGGGCCATGGTCATCGCGAGCATCCCGATGGTCCTGATGTTCCTCGTCTTCCAGCGGCACATCATCGCCGGGATCGGCGCCGGCAGCACAAAAGGCTGA